In Quercus robur chromosome 11, dhQueRobu3.1, whole genome shotgun sequence, the sequence TTAAAATCCAAGTCGATTTTCCTTTCCTTGGCTAGCTTCATGATGAGTTCTTTAAGAACAAAGCATTTTTGGATTGGATGACTTATGATGCGATGATACCTACAATAGTTTGGGTCATCAACTTTTCTCATCTCTTCCGGTCGTTTGCATTCTGGTAATTCAATTAATTTCGACTTGAGCAGTTGTTCTAGCATTTCAGGCATATCGGCGTCTAGGAAAGGATAGACCTTTTGTTCCCATTCTTTAAGTGATGAGCGACGCGTCTCACGTTGTTGACCTCCTTCAGGCCTCTTTTCATTGGCCTtcacattttttgttgaaattttgattgGGGCAGGATTGACATTCATTGAGTctttgatattactttttgcatttctgtcatttttccttatttcccgtctttctttcctttcttcaggTACGGGAGGTTTCGTATTTCCATGGCTGGAAATACTTAATTCCATGTCATGCGCACGAGTTGCCAACTCTTCAAATGTTCGAGGCTTTACTCCTTGAAGGATGTAAAGGAGTCCCCAATGCATGCCTTGGATGCACATCTCTATAGCAGATATTTCAGTAAGTCTATCCTTGCAGTCTAGACTCAAAGAACGCCACCGATTGATATAATCAACGACGGGCTCATCCTTCCACTGTTTAGTATTGGTAAGTTCCATCATGCTTACTGTGCGTCGTGTGCTGTAGAATCGGTTGAGAAACTCCCTTTCAAGTTGTTCCCAGCTATCGATTGATTCAGGCTCTAAGTCTGTATACCAATCAAAGGCATTCCCTTTTAGTGAACGGACAAACTGCTTTACAAAGAGGCCTCCTTGAGTCCCTGCATTCTCGCAAGTTTCCACAAAGTGAGCAATGTgttgcttagggtttcctttgccatcaaattgcaagaacttgggaggttgatacccatttggcaTTCTCATATTATCTATGCGCTTTGTATAGGGTTTGGAATATATGAGAGAACTTGTGGAAGAACCTCCATATTGTGCTCGAATGGTGTTTGTAATCATATCCTGCAGTTGTTGGACAGATATTGAGGCCATTGAGGTGGAATGTCCATGTTGAGAAGTGCCTTCACCTCCTTTTCCTCTATCACCTTTGGCACTTTCTCCTTTGGGGGTAAAGCCAGGTGGCGGCTCAAGGCCAAGACTTGATTCACCCGTCTCTTGTACCTCCAGCTTATTCATTAGGGTTGCAATTTTGACATCCTTTTCTTCAAGTGCCTTTGTAAGAAGGATGACCCTTTGTTCCATTTCagccatcttttcttccatCGTAGAGGTATTAGTCATCATTACTGGCATGACCTCTATAGATGACGGGGAAAATGATGAAACAGGATGAGTCAATGGTACTTTACTCCTTAAGTTTCTCATCACGGGtgaagagttgatagaaaaggTCTTTGTTGGAGATGATTCATTACTGGTCTCCAAATCTTTCGAGGCAGATGAATCTTTAGTGGTAGCTTTCCTATTTGCAAGAAAGTCCAGAGAGGTGACAGCAGGAGATTGGCTTTCTTGGGTTGGTTGAGGTTGGAGTCGATCAAGAGCTTTGGACCGACTGCGAGTGATTGGGCCGACATACTCATCAGCACTGGAATCATCAACCACTGACTTTCGAACATTCTTGCTAGAGGCCATTGAAGCTAGTAGCAAAATGACGTcgaatttcttttcttatgaAGGAGGAAGAGATGAGAGGCAGAGAGGTCCCACTGGGCGTGCCAGAatttgtaagcgactaaatttctagtttgaaattaatcaaacaagtaaaatagtttcacaaatgcgaattttgtattgatgattgtgtggtacaattctctggaattacaaaagagtgatcctctgattcgatctccttgcaaaacttattgattagatttatggtaatgtggatttgacttgaacacaaaatatccttcaatttggttgagggatggattGAAGATTACTGAaacggaattacaatgaatctctggctatgagcttgtttagaaatcctttgttcttcgcgttcttcgtgttcttcgtcttcgaaggttttgtggtggaagttcttcggagctttagaggcttgaatccgttgagcttcaatGATTTGTGATTTATTGATGTTTTCAGACACTTTTGGCCGGATTCCTgtgaactttaggatctaggcagatgatttggatgattctgcttcgaatgttctccgattttggggttgaagttcttgaaggctttgaggcttgatcttcgCAGAGCTTCTTcacttctaaatttttttggtccCCTCaaatgtctcaggaaggcttctatttatagaagttttggggtgggtgagcgacacgtggcgaagcttgattggtgacacatgtcacagcttgattggtccgcttaagtcatcgcttacacgtgcgaggttgcttgagtcatcgcttacaagTGCGAGGtcgcttgagtcatcgcttacacgtgcgctgatgcgtgattggctcttgcatgacacttggcaaatttctgttggcttctgaatagtggtagcaaaacctagcagcaatacatggtgttctgtaattggctgtattttgtggacttgataatgtgatgtgtcagcttgtgataggtcgggaattttccctctctacaccTATAAAAAATGAGCAAGTGTGAGAGAGATTGCGCTTTGGTAATACCAAATATGGGCGAAACTTGAAAGCAAGAAGGTCTTTAGACTTTACAGAGAGAGATAGTGCTGAGAGACTAGGGAGGTTGACGATTTATACCGAAAATATGGGATATACCAAAAGTTGAATTTTCTAGGAAATGATATTTCTTCTCATGACAATTGTATACTAGGATTTGGTTAATAGTGTGGTGTGAAACTGAAAAACCATTAGCTACAACAGGTTTTAAATTGTTGTGGATTCAGTACAAGTACAACTCTTTTTCCTATATGGGTTGGTACCAATGAGTATTTGTGCTTTGTTGTTTATTTCCCTTTTTAggattaaaagttaaaacatctattgtgatatatatatatatatatatatatatatatatatatattgtacgtttttagaccccttaaaacacaattgaattaacctagtaaattagccaagtgattacttagtccaaatttcagatttaggttaacacaatcatataatcttatcaatgtaaagtgcagaatataaagaacacaaagatatgatgacctaggaaaccacACGGGTAAAatcctggggaggatttaacctaggtatcctcaaggtaaacctgaatccactacgagaccacagactccttctttcttggattctccagcaagtacaagcactcccgcttgtgtatctttaagcttttattgcagcaactgaatgatcatcaagttcttgaatcgaattctccttcttgataatcctaagtatgtgtgaaggcaaatacctctagatctcacaaaagattcacacacacagcaaaagGAGCAACCAAATccttagagagcttttgggtacaataCCCTAAATATAtaagaggcacactcttctctctctaaaaagcttATAAAAACATGCTTAGGGTTTTCTCTATATACTAGGAGTAAAACACTTAACCCTACACATCATATGGGCttagggttgagttggaaattctgcagaaaaatattCTGCCCGACTTTCGATctatcgagtctaattctcgatcgatcaagccagaCCGAATTGCACAATGAATTCTGCAacaactcgattccaacttaaaacaaaagacctatactttgagcaagtctaaaaaagactaaaaacctgttttgatcatggtttgccaataatacaaattagagttctaatacataaGTCCCTAAGTACTTAGAgcctaacatatatatatataaaggttaAGGATTTTAACTAAAATGCCTTTACTTATAAAGGTTAAGGTTATTGAGATTTTATAATGTTAAAATGTTCATTGGCAATAAACATAATATGGCATAGAATTTAAGTGAACATCTCACAAATGAACAACAAAATGCCTTACttgtccctttttttatttatttaataaaaggtCTTACTTCAAGTGATTAAattaagactaaaaaaaaaatcgattctgaaaaaaaaaaaaaaaaattgtattaagtTGGCCTTGTCCCCCTACTACCTCAAATTGCTAGACTGCAATGAATGAAAATTGTAGTAAAAAACTCGATTTAGATTTCTAACCTTTGTAGACTATAGTGCAACAATGGTTTAGCAcatcttaaaatcaaaatcattggtTGGTGTGTTAGAATTACCTAGAAATTTGTCGCATCGATTGATGAACACCTCTAGTAGATAATAGCTCCTCCCAATAAGAAACTTTGTGCTAGtttaagaaattcattttcattgatttattagacttaaaaaaataaaaataaaaaaaggtttaagTACAACATCAACTAGGTTGTATATAAACTAGCAAAAATTGGCTGCTTTTAACTAGAGccttttgtttattatataaaCCCTCATTTATTTGTTATGAAGATCTTAGCGATCaataactcttttgtaattattttaattatgaataatatttttataacggATACCCTCTTTAGGGGGTAATTCTATTAATATGATCTttttaacccccccccccccccccccccccccccacacacacacacacatatatcccATATTTTCGGTATAAATCGTCAACCTCCCTAGTCTCTCAACACTATCTCTCTCTGTAAAGTCTAAAGACCTTCCTGCTTTCCAGTCTTGCCCATATTTGGTATTACCAAAGTGTAATCTCTCTCACACCTTCTCATTTTTTATAGGTTAAAAGATAGAGTGAGAATTAGAAAAGGTTACTGATCCCACATCAGATACTTTTCTTCTCCTCGTAATAAACCCTACACCCagcatttttttctcttttcttttcagaGAAAAAATGTCATGCAAAGTTGATAAAGCCAAAGTCTTCCTGTTACAGCTAGCTAAAGTCTAGGTCTTTCTTTTGACTTTTGCTTATATCAGCGTTTCGAAATGTGAACAGGAATGGTGAACGAAGGAAGGAAGAAAATGGTGAAcaggaaatcgagtcttaaagactcgagttccacgtggaTCTTTTAGTCCACCTCAGCGTACCTAGCACACAGAATTCAAGTCTCTTAAACTCGATTTGCTATAGTGAAAGCGAGTTTAAAAGATCGAGTTGCTAGTTTCCTAAATATTTTGGAAATGTTgctaactaataaaatagtttggcttttatagttatttaaaaaaaaaaaaaaaaatcccagttTTCACGCtagaagctctctctctctctctctctctctctctctctctctcctctccccttCACAAGCTCAAGCCATAAGGGTTTTAGACTTAGTAAAGGACCAAGAATTCTGCCACTGGAACGGATTTTGAGCCGGTTTACCCATAAAACTCACGCCTTAAACCACCGTTTGGGTGGTTAGGTCACAATCTATAAGGATGGTGGCGAGGTCACGATCTACAACGATGGTGGACAGTGATTGCTGGGTCAAGATGAATGGTAGGCGGCAGTTGCAAGgtcacaataaatttgtagagagtgggtagaagaactagaCTTTAGTGAATGGGGTAACAGTTATAATGAGATTCCaagacaatcaaacaaaaacaaaccaagTTTGTACAAGAAAGtttgtcctcggcacaatccgaggagctcTGTTCTAGTATATATTGGATGATAATGGTTACAAGAGTTGTTGAGATTGCTACaatgctttcttttctcctttttttccccccGATCTCTGGGGTCTCTACCCTTATTTATACTACATATCttctttcatctctaccctACACGTGAATAGTTGATGGTTtatgctgatacttgtcccatcagccccctCTAGAAGTCTTATGGGATGGTTGTAAGGTTGCAATAATACTATGCAgaggtcacttcctcattaatgcggccagggaTTTAGCTGGGGTGCAGTCAATGCGGTGATAGTAgcttttcccaagatattttggaATTCTTCTCTGTCTTTTGTTCCTGCAATGCTTATCCATATTTTTCAGAACTTCATGGATCGCACCTCTAGATGGCAAGCATCCTTTACGGACCTCGGCCTTGGTTAGCCGAGGACAAATTCATCCTCGGCACAAACTCCTAGGCCATTATGTTCAATATTGTCTTCCCTATCCACTAGCATGGGTTTCTCTGGCTATACTTACCCATCCTCGGACGGCCCCTTGTCCTCGACTTGGGCCTTAAGCCCAAAACCAATTGTATGATTTGGGCCCATGACCCCACATAGGGAAATAGTAATGGGTAATTGAAAGTAAGTCattttcagatttgaaaatttgtggttaaccaataatttgttgtgattagaaaaaaaaatagtactttGTTATTGACACTCTGAAACTTCATCCTTGTTTTATGTTATCACTTTTATCACTTTGTTGTGCTTAGATTAAAAGGTTGGCAGATGAAATTAGAGTTTGGATTGAATCTTCGGTGAGGAAGATTGTTGAGGTTCTTGAGTTGGATGTCCCTGCATATTGTGtctattcttctttttcttttttctttttaggtaaACGCATATTGTGTCTATTCTGTAGCTAAACATGATTACTAAATGTCTATTCTTGTTCTAAAATAGCTTCAAAAGATGACACTTTTACAAGTTTTGGCTTCTCACTATATTATGCGTTTGTTCGTGTTTTGCAATGCGTAAGAAGATTGGTAGAGGAAACTAGGTGATTaggccacaaattttttttcccttattatGGTGTAGTTCTGGTACATCAAATATAATGCATAATGCATATTATCCCCTTTAGATGAATAATGCATATTCTATCTTGTGAGAAGAAGGAATAGAAAGTAATTGGAAGTAAACAAAAATCAATCCTTTAAATATCATAGTGTAAAAAGAGATTTTTCCTAGTTATTACATAGTTGTTTAATCTTAAcataaagcaaataaaaaacaaatgtgAATAAGTTCATTCTTTTTGCCTCTTACATAATTATGTTTCAAATGTTTGATGGGTAGAGGCAGAGCCTTTTCTCTgcttgaattttgatttttttttttttttaaatactaagtaCTAAAAAGTTGTAAATATTCTAATAAGTTAACAGAAAAAAAGGCTAATCTAAACCCAATGCACACAAACATTATGTTATGGTAGTGATAGTAAACCTTTACCAAtacataatttaatatataaagaaactCATAATTAGTTAATCAGTAGAAGATAGTGTATAAATAGTTGTAGTACTCAAATACTTCTTCTACTCTTATTGCTATTGTGATTACCTTCCCAAATCAACTAGTCTCAAATTCACTCACTTTTGATTTGCACATCATTAAAGTatcttaatctttctttttttgcttccACTTTTTTTGTTGTCATTTCCGAGTACTTGATGAAAAGATTATTCATAGTctagtattcaataattttggtatttttcaaaataataataataataataattgaggACGATTCATTTAATcagcaattttgtttttttcatgaTTAGAACTTTTTATAGTGTTGATTGAAGCTAGATTAGTCTCAAtgatatttagaaaaaaaaaatcctaattataACTTTGCTATCcatgaaattttaaattgtttcccaatatttcttttattgatcTAAGTGGTACAAACATgggtaaaatttaatattaaccCCACAAGAGTCACAATCACCACCAATATTATTGTTATGATTATGGTTATTGTTATAATTAtggttattgttattattagttgaaataatattaataatttttttaacaaattctaCACAATACAATTAGTTAATCCATTGAGATTAACTAATCTTAGATTCTCTAAGAAAAGTACATAGATTTGCATGAATAGTCATAACTTCCACTAGCATATGAAGGTAGTCATTACCACATGTCCATAACTTGTTTATAGGGATAAATTCAACATAAGGGACAACTAATACAGGCAAAACAACTTTTAGCATTTTACTACTCTAGTTGAGAAGCTTAAGGTGCAAAATAGATGTACTGTCAAACAACACTAATAACGTATTTGTAACCCTCACACTCTCTcgaattaaaataataataataataattaacacGAGCTTTATTTTGTATATGGCTGCTTATCCTTAGTGGGCTagctttcatttttatttttattcaagaaaagCAAGTGGACCATTGCCAACAAAGGGAGAGAATTATTTTCcccaaattttcattatttctaTTCTTCCAAAGCTGCATCTTCTCAATTTTACTCTACCTTGCTGTGGCAGCAACACACCCTTTCTCATCCCTGTATTTGATGCTTTATATTTGAGGGGATGACACTCAACGCTGAATAGCCATGCTATTGTACCTAGGCCTatataataaacaataaaatataacatCACATCAGTAACACACTTTCTCAGCCCTATATTTGAGGGGATGACTCTCAACATTTATCAACCAAGGGATTATACCTAGGCCTGTAGAATAAACGATAATGTAACATCCAATTAATATGATTGAAAATAGAATCAAGATTTCCATCATTTTTTCCTGTTTAATAAAATACAAGATAGACCCAAGCCCCAAAATATCCAACCTGAGAAAGGTAAGATAACCAAAATAATCCCAAAACtattaaaatgaccaaaatacccttaaactgttgaaaatgacccaaatacggctaaaaactcaaaaatgaaTAAGTAAAAAAGGTGAAATATTCACACACATCACCCTAGTGTCACACATTTCAAACAAATACAACATATTTTGCCGGGCAAACTTCCAAGGGTTCGAGTAAGTGAATCTCAAATACCAAGGGTTCGATAGAAACTCACGACCTGTAACAATAACCATAACAAtaacatttttacttttttattttatattgacATTAAAACCAAggcaaaaatacatttttggtcCCTATGTTTTGACCCAATTTCCATTTCGGTCactactttttaattttaccacatttagttcctaaaatcAAAAATCATTCTAATTTTGGTCCCTATTATCATCTCATAAGCGGAAATAATCAATGTGGCAGACGAAGTCCCTATGTTTTGACCCAATTTCCATTTTGGTCactactttttaattttaccacatttagttcctaaaatcAAAAATCATTCTAATTTTGGTACCTACTATCATCTCATAAATGGAAATAATCTATGTGGCAGACGAAGTACACCATTAATACACTAAATGCTAACGAGGTCattaaagtaataataaaaaattttatttggcatttaaaatatgccacatcaaaTCCACTTCAGcttctaaatataaaaaattaatttatcaattttaaataaataaaaaaggaaaaaaaaaacataattaaaaaccaaaaatcacatgaattgagatTTAGGTATATCTTGAAAAAGTATagacaagaacacaaactctGAAAATTCAAAGAAGATTGCTACGtccacaataatttcacaagttagttgttattagttctagtTTTAATTTAtcacttaaattactttttcattCACCTGTAACAGCCactaacaacttaccacttagaatttgttataaaaatattgtaaaaatattataaacatagtATTTCTCAACATAATTTCGGTAGAAATTTCTTTAAAAGGAAATATTTTGTTAACAAAATCAGGATATTAACttatttgttgcatttataCAGTAGTGCCATTTATACTAATATTTTAAGGTGTCatttcaataaaacaaaaaggaggTTAGTGTAATACATTTTTCCATAGCATGTTCGGTGTTGTTAGAATAGTAGGCTTTTCTAATATTCTCCCATAACATCAAAACAGTAAGCATATGATACATACTTTATACTCAATCTCGTAGGAGATAAATAAAGTTCATttatcaacaaacaaaaaaaaaaaatagagagttcATATTGGAACGGCCGCGGAATTTGTTCATCTTCATCCACAGAGCACAcctcccttgtgtgtgtttgtttctcaaaaaaaaaaaaaaaaaaaagatagagcaCCTCTGTCATTATAACTTGAAAAGGCAACTTCTCTAGTTAtagtttataaagaaaaatgctagGATCATAacttttattacaaattttgcCACAACTTACTTATGTAGCAAATCATGAGTGGTGGAGTAAAAGTTGTGGGGCCAGATGGTTCTACAACTCCACTACTCACGACTTGCCATGTAAGCAAGTTGTGGTACTTGCCATGTAAGCAAATTGTGATAAAAGTACTAAATTATCAGATAAAGTGACGCAACAAGATTAGTATAAAGTTAATGATCATGTTAGGCCATAAAATGTTGGGTGTGTGAAGATCGATCAATACCCAAGAGAGTATTTTCATTATGGATTGGGTATCGTATGTGTGGGTGCGGTACTTTTCCCACATTGGTTAGAAGTGAGCTATATTTAGTGTTTGTAAATTGTAAGTCATTGTCTGCCTTATTGTAGATTTTAAGATACGGGCTTATCACATTTTTgtttgaaggaaaaaatgaaagagaacgCTACACTTTCTCTACAGCCACATTCCATAAAGATTTCTTTTTCcagaattagtttttttttggtgtactTTTCCAAAATTAGTTACAACGATGGGAAAGTCTCTGGACCCATCAAGCATTTTAAACATTAATGtattaacaaatttattttgtcGGCCTACCAttcttttgtttaatattgGACTTCCTTTTGATTGAGTTCAATgttgtgtttatgtttaaaaTTCTTGGTGAAGATTTATTTCAAGTAGTCCCCTCTCTCACAAAGCAAGTcacattgaaaaaataaatggatgTTAACAATGATGTTGCTTATAAATGAGTCACTCTTTCTTCTAGTAATATCTTTGAATGAAATTTTGGAgacattacaaaataaaatagaagaatatattagaaaatttaaatatatttattttattaaataattttctgATGGATATTATTTATGATGTTATAAAATCGGCCATCATACCAAAAAACTAAAACCACCCCCTTTTTCGATTATTTGTTTGTAAAACCTTGGGTTTTGACCCTCCATTACCTACTTTCCTTCTTGATTTTATCATTGTGTTAGCATAAAAGGCGATTATTAAAAGATAAGTTACAATTTAACCTCTCGTGGATTGACTTGAGTTCACAAAGGaaggattaaaataaaattgataggGTTCCAtccaaattaatattattttgtgaACAAATTTAACCCCTCAACATTTGAatgtaaattacaatttaccgaCTTGTAATCTAGGCCCATCATAATTTAGttcacaaacttttttaatttctagtttggaataaaataatatcagtAGAGTCAAATGCTCAAAACATGTgcaaataaacaataattttagacAAACCCtaatgatttcattttattcCAAATGAACAATTGAAAATTGGTAGACTAAATTGTGAAATCACCAAACCAAATTggataaattttaatttgacttATAAGATGCAAGTGAAATGACATTGCTCACCCTCTAAATGTCACCCAATAGACACAAAAAGAACCAACTTGATGAGAACAGTCTCTTTTTCCATTAAATATTACTTTACATTATAAAGACCATACATTAGAGGCTATACTACCCCAGCACAAGGACAAAACAATGAATTCATTGAATATAAAGCAAACGGAATAGAATCATCCTATGAGCCATTTTTTAAGCTCTCTTTACTTGTGCTTACTCCCAGGAGCACCCCTAGACAATACCGAGGTTTATAGATAACTAGatgacaataaatttaaaaatgcttaaatatttatcaaaataaataaagcctcATGTCCCATCAACTTGTAATTGGCTACTCAAAACCATTTCTCCCATTTAATTCTATCCAGggatatataaataaacaattccTAACTCTTTAAGTCCCCAAATGGAAAGCCTCTATTTATTAGCTCTTCTAGTTTTCAGGTCCAATCTTACAATGTTATGGGGAACATAAGTTATAGGCATATCACACTCCAAAAATATCACCCAAAGAAGAGTCTTAAATATGATACGATTGAAAAACggaaaaagagggggggggggggggggggggggtggggggggaggTGGGGGTGGATGGTGAAGTTCTAAAGGACATTTTCCGATCTTCAACCAGGTGGCCATTTCATCTGTCTCCCACCCAGGACATGCAAGTGGAGATGATAAACAGATTGACCTGcacagagagagggagaaagagagagagaataaggaaATATTGCATTGCAGAACAACTTAAAGGAGATCTAGAGACATTATAGAGAATGGAGATGATAACTTACAGGCATCCGAGCCATTGTTTATGACAACACGAAAACCATCAAGAATACCTTCTTTCTCGGCTACAATTTTGGCAGCATAGAGAAGCTGACCCAGTATCTCTCCATGCCTTGCTTCAGCCTGAAAAGGCGGAAATCAACATGTCATTAAgattagaaaacaaaaagaacaatcTGCCAAATAAAGGGACTACCTGACTATACCTcattacataaaattaaaattgatattcACAATCTTTTctctaagaaaataataataataagggcaagacttaggtacagtacttagatgTATTCCTTAGGTTCCCTTCTTTAAATtctgccatgtggattttttgttatgggatggaagtgtattttttagttaagtagccacatgatTGAATCTTAAGAGAGGGAACTTAAGAAACAGCACCTATGGTactatacctaaattttgtcctaataATAATACTTGATATTCCATGGAAATCAAACATCAATTTGGTATAAATACGCAGAAGCATATACCTATAGATAAGCTAAAAGTCTATGCATACCATCTTTCAACTTCCAAAACATTCAACCATTAAAAGTGTGCCTTGGTGGGCACTTGGCTAATATAAGGtcaaacatattcaaaattCAAGACAGATAGGTCCATGAACCACCTGTAAAGCAATGGAGAAtatagaaattttctttttttacatttttcataaGTATACTGATTTATGGTTATATACATTTCAGGAAGAAGTGGTATGTAACCAATAGCCAGTAAGCTGCATATTCCAATAGGAGAGTCATCTTATTGGAAGGAAATCTTATCAAAGGAACTAAATGTGATTTCGTGTAAATTTCACATCCACATTGCCAGAAATAAGTCTCAGAAAAGACTGACGCATTGCACCCATTTGGAAGATTACTGATGCATATAACTGtgtaaataaaagaaaaggacaaaaatgaCCTTCCCGAGCTGTGTCAATCCATCCCTAAACTTTGGAATGACTAAAACATGAACAGGAGCCTGCGGATCAATGTCACGAAATGCTAGGACCTTTTCATCCTCATAAACAATGCTTGAAGGGATTTCCTTAGCTATGATCTTGTCAAatctgaaaaaaataataataataataataaaaataaaaaaataaaaaacaagaactCTTAAATCCATCTGTGTACTTTGCACCAGTTGTTGCAACATGTTATAGCATATATGAGATTCTGCTCATTGCCTTAACTgacttcattttcatttttcatttttcattttggccTCACTTTTTCATTCAAATGTAGATAATTTACTTGGGAAAAGTTTGAAAACATTCTGGACCACATATACATATttttcggaaaaaaaaaaaaaaaaaaaattctagttaTGGTTTTATTGATATTAGACAAAATTAAGGAACTTATACACAAAATATACACCATGTTTTGTTCCCAAGTCTTCAATTTTATATTAGTAGGTTCTG encodes:
- the LOC126706442 gene encoding 14 kDa zinc-binding protein — translated: MAASIPHFSLLRNYAATTARAFVTVKVKPSYTISSTTLLHLPSRSRRLQFYASATNNEEAAARAAAANADSGAPTIFDKIIAKEIPSSIVYEDEKVLAFRDIDPQAPVHVLVIPKFRDGLTQLGKAEARHGEILGQLLYAAKIVAEKEGILDGFRVVINNGSDACQSVYHLHLHVLGGRQMKWPPG